The proteins below are encoded in one region of Mycobacterium pseudokansasii:
- a CDS encoding chloride channel protein → MNDPTPDAPEPREAPPAAAGGRFGASIRSAGYLRKWLLLGITIGVIAGLGAVVFYLVLKYTGEFLLGYLADYHIPTPVGEGGSRGSRGFARPWAIPLVTTGGALLSAFIVARFAPEATGHGTDEAIEAVHTDPRAIRGRAVLVKMVASALTIGSGGSGGREGPTAQISAGFCSLLTRRLGLSDEDGRIAVALGIGAGIGAIFAAPLGGAVLAASITYRDDFDYRSLLPGFITSGTAYAVLGAFLGFDPLFGYIDAEYRFERAWPLLWFVVIGLIAAAVGYLYARIFHASVALTHRLPGGPIIKPAVGGLLVGLLGLLIPQVLSSGYGWAQLAADRGSLMGIPLWIIVVLPIAKIIATSLSIGTGGSGGLFGPGIVIGAFVGAAVWRLGELSGIPGVPDAPGIFVVVGMMACFGSVARAPLAIMIMVAEMTGSFSVVPGAILAVGIAALLMSRTNVTIYEAQRLNREAAEAERAAKARPE, encoded by the coding sequence GTGAATGACCCGACACCGGACGCCCCGGAACCCAGAGAGGCGCCGCCCGCCGCCGCTGGCGGGCGATTCGGCGCATCGATCAGAAGTGCCGGCTATCTGCGCAAGTGGTTGTTGCTGGGCATCACCATCGGCGTCATCGCCGGCCTGGGCGCTGTGGTGTTCTACCTGGTGCTGAAATACACCGGCGAGTTCCTGCTCGGCTATCTCGCCGACTACCACATTCCGACTCCGGTGGGCGAAGGCGGTAGCCGCGGGTCCCGCGGTTTCGCGCGTCCCTGGGCCATTCCGCTGGTAACGACGGGCGGGGCGCTGCTCTCGGCCTTCATCGTGGCCAGGTTCGCGCCCGAAGCCACCGGTCACGGCACCGATGAGGCCATCGAGGCGGTCCACACCGATCCGCGGGCCATTCGCGGGCGCGCGGTGCTGGTGAAGATGGTGGCCAGCGCGCTGACCATCGGATCGGGCGGCTCCGGCGGGCGTGAGGGCCCGACGGCGCAGATTTCCGCCGGCTTCTGCTCGTTGCTGACGCGGCGGCTGGGCCTGTCCGACGAGGATGGCCGGATCGCGGTGGCGCTGGGCATCGGCGCGGGTATCGGCGCGATCTTCGCCGCGCCGCTGGGCGGAGCGGTGCTGGCGGCGTCGATCACCTACCGCGACGATTTCGACTACCGCAGCCTGTTGCCCGGCTTCATCACCTCCGGGACGGCGTACGCGGTGCTGGGCGCCTTCCTGGGATTCGATCCACTGTTCGGCTACATCGACGCCGAGTACCGCTTTGAACGGGCGTGGCCGCTGTTGTGGTTTGTCGTGATCGGCCTGATCGCCGCGGCCGTCGGCTACCTGTATGCCCGCATCTTCCACGCATCGGTGGCACTCACCCACCGGCTTCCCGGCGGGCCGATCATCAAGCCGGCTGTCGGCGGGCTGCTGGTCGGATTACTGGGGCTACTGATCCCGCAGGTCCTGAGCAGCGGTTACGGCTGGGCGCAGCTGGCGGCCGACCGCGGATCGCTGATGGGCATTCCGCTGTGGATCATCGTCGTGCTGCCGATCGCCAAGATCATCGCCACCTCGCTGTCGATCGGCACGGGTGGGTCCGGCGGGCTGTTCGGGCCCGGCATCGTCATCGGCGCCTTCGTCGGCGCCGCGGTCTGGCGGCTGGGTGAACTCTCCGGCATCCCCGGTGTTCCGGACGCACCGGGAATCTTCGTGGTGGTCGGGATGATGGCGTGTTTCGGCAGCGTGGCACGCGCGCCGCTGGCGATCATGATCATGGTCGCGGAGATGACCGGCTCGTTCTCCGTGGTGCCCGGGGCAATCCTGGCCGTGGGGATCGCCGCATTGCTGATGTCGCGCACCAACGTCACGATCTATGAAGCTCAGCGGCTGAACCGTGAAGCCGCCGAGGCCGAACGCGCCGCGAAAGCCCGGCCCGAGTAG
- a CDS encoding pirin family protein, translating into MPAVTADTLTLPRVAAPGADATERPVRSITSGPRGYEGEGFPVIRAFAGIGTAALDPFVHMDQIGEVDYQPGEPRGTDWHPHRGFETVTYMIDGKLAHQDSYGGGGLITDGATQWMTAGSGILHIETPPIDTVKRGGIFHGVQLWVNLPKKDKFAQPRYQAIEGGDVTLIASGDGGALVRLIAGEIDGHRGPGITHTPITLAHATIASGARLNIPWRRDFNSLVYVLSGRGSVGGAGHPIQRGQLAVMGPGDRITVTAGPAPDAHGTTALDVLLLGGRPIREQVFHYGPFVMNTRAEVIEALEDYQAGKFRSIPPNALMPHLGDGRL; encoded by the coding sequence ATGCCCGCTGTAACCGCCGATACGTTAACCCTGCCGCGGGTGGCCGCGCCCGGTGCCGACGCGACCGAGCGGCCGGTCCGGTCCATCACGTCTGGCCCGCGAGGTTACGAGGGCGAGGGTTTTCCGGTGATCCGGGCGTTCGCCGGAATCGGCACCGCCGCGCTGGACCCGTTCGTGCATATGGACCAGATCGGTGAGGTGGACTACCAGCCGGGCGAGCCCCGGGGCACCGACTGGCATCCGCACCGGGGCTTCGAAACCGTCACCTACATGATCGACGGAAAGCTCGCGCACCAGGATTCCTACGGAGGCGGCGGCCTGATCACCGACGGCGCGACGCAGTGGATGACGGCGGGATCGGGCATCTTGCATATCGAGACCCCGCCCATCGACACCGTGAAGCGCGGCGGAATCTTCCACGGCGTCCAGTTGTGGGTGAACCTGCCGAAGAAGGACAAGTTCGCCCAGCCTCGCTACCAGGCCATCGAGGGCGGCGACGTCACGCTGATCGCCTCGGGCGACGGCGGAGCCCTGGTTCGCCTCATCGCCGGGGAGATCGACGGCCACCGTGGACCAGGGATCACCCACACGCCGATCACGCTGGCGCACGCCACGATCGCATCCGGCGCCCGGCTGAACATCCCGTGGCGACGCGATTTCAATTCGCTGGTCTATGTGCTGTCCGGGCGCGGCTCGGTCGGCGGGGCTGGACACCCGATTCAGCGGGGGCAGTTGGCGGTGATGGGCCCCGGTGACCGGATCACCGTGACCGCCGGCCCGGCGCCGGATGCCCACGGGACAACAGCTCTTGACGTGCTGCTGCTGGGTGGGCGACCCATCCGTGAGCAGGTATTCCACTACGGGCCCTTCGTGATGAACACCCGAGCCGAAGTGATCGAGGCGCTCGAGGACTACCAGGCTGGAAAGTTTCGTAGCATCCCGCCGAACGCGCTGATGCCGCACCTGGGCGATGGCAGACTCTAG
- a CDS encoding TetR/AcrR family transcriptional regulator, whose product MPPTAARRGPGRPPAAKSDETRRRIVSAARQVFSERGYDGATFQEIAVRADLTRPAINHYFGSKRVLYREVVDQTNELVVTAGIERARHEPTLLRRLAAFITVAMEADEKNPSTAAFLATAVLESQRHPELGRSENDPVAGSRKFLIWAVHDAVERGELTADTRAAPLAEALLLMLCGVGFYAGFVGSYREMADIIAALRQLMAGTLWKSEA is encoded by the coding sequence ATGCCGCCCACCGCCGCACGTCGCGGCCCCGGACGTCCGCCTGCCGCAAAATCGGACGAGACGCGACGGCGTATCGTCAGCGCCGCCCGGCAGGTATTCAGCGAACGCGGTTACGACGGCGCGACCTTCCAGGAAATCGCCGTCCGCGCCGACCTGACCCGGCCGGCCATCAACCATTACTTCGGCAGCAAGCGGGTGCTGTACCGGGAAGTGGTGGACCAAACCAACGAGCTGGTCGTCACTGCCGGTATCGAGCGGGCACGGCACGAACCGACGCTGCTCCGGCGGCTGGCCGCGTTCATCACCGTGGCGATGGAGGCAGACGAGAAAAATCCATCCACTGCTGCATTCTTGGCCACCGCCGTGCTCGAGTCGCAGCGGCATCCGGAATTGGGGCGATCCGAAAACGACCCGGTCGCCGGCTCCCGGAAATTCCTGATCTGGGCGGTCCACGATGCCGTTGAGCGCGGCGAACTGACCGCCGATACCCGGGCCGCTCCCTTGGCCGAGGCGCTGCTGCTCATGTTGTGCGGGGTCGGCTTCTATGCCGGCTTCGTGGGCAGCTACCGAGAGATGGCGGACATCATCGCGGCGCTGCGGCAGTTGATGGCCGGCACACTCTGGAAGTCGGAGGCCTGA